In Iodobacter fluviatilis, one DNA window encodes the following:
- the tnpA gene encoding IS66 family insertion sequence element accessory protein TnpA — translation MWGRIMTHQQRRALWLERVRDWRASGLSMAEFCRRHDLKRPTLAAWVKRDLPHAACEPSDFIAPTSAPVSSATQAPLVQCATANPTRMATTVAGAPSPAFTLVATELPLNAHSASMCLLLPGGARLTLPITTSADWLATLLRGLP, via the coding sequence ATGTGGGGCCGCATCATGACTCATCAGCAGCGTCGGGCACTTTGGCTTGAACGGGTTCGGGATTGGCGTGCTAGCGGTTTATCGATGGCGGAATTTTGCCGGCGGCACGATTTAAAACGCCCCACCTTGGCGGCTTGGGTTAAGCGGGATTTGCCGCACGCGGCCTGTGAGCCGAGCGACTTCATTGCGCCCACCTCTGCGCCTGTGTCATCGGCAACACAGGCCCCGTTAGTACAATGCGCCACAGCAAATCCTACTCGCATGGCCACAACTGTGGCTGGCGCGCCATCGCCGGCATTCACGCTGGTCGCTACCGAATTACCCTTAAACGCCCATTCCGCCTCGATGTGTTTACTGCTGCCCGGTGGTGCGCGTTTGACTTTGCCGATAACAACTTCGGCCGATTGGCTGGCTACGCTATTGCGGGGTTTGCCATGA
- the tnpB gene encoding IS66 family insertion sequence element accessory protein TnpB (TnpB, as the term is used for proteins encoded by IS66 family insertion elements, is considered an accessory protein, since TnpC, encoded by a neighboring gene, is a DDE family transposase.), whose product MARRSGAGLSGFNSGFVAMIQPEQVFLLVTPVDMRWSIERLSLLVQQTLGCSPCDGTAYGFTNRSHSRLKLLIWDGNGVWLCQRRLHSGRFHWPTLGEATFTMPREQWHWLVSGVDWQRLCATPPSHWQV is encoded by the coding sequence ATGGCCCGCCGATCAGGCGCAGGCCTGTCTGGCTTTAATTCAGGCTTTGTTGCGATGATTCAACCCGAACAGGTCTTCTTGCTGGTCACGCCCGTCGATATGCGCTGGAGTATCGAACGTCTGTCATTGCTGGTGCAACAAACGCTGGGGTGCTCACCCTGTGATGGCACTGCCTATGGGTTTACCAATCGATCCCATTCGCGACTGAAGTTATTAATCTGGGATGGCAATGGCGTCTGGCTCTGCCAGCGCCGTTTACACTCTGGGCGTTTCCACTGGCCGACTTTGGGTGAGGCTACTTTTACAATGCCCAGAGAACAATGGCATTGGCTCGTCAGCGGTGTGGATTGGCAACGTTTGTGCGCTACGCCGCCAAGTCATTGGCAGGTCTAG
- a CDS encoding CesT family type III secretion system chaperone — protein sequence MSYLQPFHQVVGELLSHLGFDIGAIHPEQEVISLTVEQQFTVHLAWVDQASWCLLAELGSSHPERDGLLYAQALRYNQMAAQRWQPVWALDPEDHLSCWLRLPLEGNELPTLIEAFDVLIQHAEQWLAVADVAPGHFSKPI from the coding sequence ATGTCATATTTACAGCCATTTCACCAAGTCGTTGGTGAATTACTCAGCCATTTGGGCTTTGACATCGGTGCTATACACCCAGAGCAAGAAGTCATCAGCCTGACGGTGGAACAGCAATTTACTGTCCACCTGGCATGGGTAGACCAAGCCAGTTGGTGCCTGCTGGCCGAACTGGGTAGTAGCCATCCCGAACGGGACGGCCTGCTTTATGCGCAAGCATTGCGCTACAATCAAATGGCGGCGCAGCGTTGGCAACCGGTATGGGCGCTCGATCCCGAAGACCACTTGAGCTGTTGGTTACGCCTTCCCTTAGAGGGTAATGAGCTGCCGACGCTGATCGAGGCTTTTGACGTCCTGATTCAGCATGCCGAGCAATGGTTGGCTGTCGCCGACGTCGCCCCCGGCCATTTCTCCAAACCGATTTAA
- a CDS encoding transposase codes for MIVSTINLGGHMDAILPLQSTPRRSRRKHSPEFKSAVLAACHQPGVSVAAIARQYDLNDNIVHKWLADARRSTDPESSSLTNSRDVSPASPALTFIPIQIADTPTPASAPIRLHLRQGQRDLSVEWPADQAQACLALIQALLR; via the coding sequence ATGATCGTGTCCACGATAAACTTAGGTGGACACATGGACGCTATACTCCCACTTCAATCAACACCCCGCAGGTCTCGTCGCAAGCACAGCCCCGAGTTTAAGTCCGCTGTGCTGGCGGCTTGTCACCAACCCGGTGTTTCAGTCGCAGCCATCGCGCGCCAATATGACCTCAACGATAACATCGTGCATAAATGGTTGGCCGATGCGCGCCGCAGTACAGATCCAGAGTCTTCGTCGTTAACGAATTCTCGTGACGTATCTCCAGCCTCACCAGCATTGACCTTCATACCGATCCAAATCGCTGATACGCCAACGCCAGCATCTGCACCAATTCGTTTGCACCTTCGCCAAGGTCAACGCGATTTAAGCGTTGAATGGCCCGCCGATCAGGCGCAGGCCTGTCTGGCTTTAATTCAGGCTTTGTTGCGATGA
- a CDS encoding alpha/beta hydrolase — protein MIDLLNVQWNRGGKELLCLRNDVNSIKSTLNENKKNGFACFKIAGKVVNIRTDKDGKYIVKRDYSTEGFSKRFFSVLGSSPFSKQLSQRLNSDYSQKSEPVNFGGTPNVVSKIFNNALFGDEEDRRSTSSDLSANADPISLDGFAGQLNGRLYKTGNLEDKKTVIFIHGGTQNISADKQSSSLAETYNNNGYDVLAVNMRGYGKSDGLPSEKGMYSDAQVMFDYVHQTLGIPVGDILIHGYSLGGPVAANLYKHLESSGLKTAGLILDRPMPS, from the coding sequence GTGATTGATCTATTAAATGTTCAATGGAATAGGGGGGGCAAAGAATTATTGTGCCTGCGTAATGATGTAAATTCAATTAAGTCCACTTTGAATGAAAATAAAAAAAATGGCTTTGCCTGCTTTAAGATCGCGGGAAAAGTAGTAAACATTCGCACCGATAAAGATGGTAAATACATTGTTAAGAGAGACTATAGTACTGAGGGGTTTTCTAAGCGGTTTTTTTCTGTACTAGGGTCAAGCCCTTTTTCAAAACAGCTCAGTCAAAGGCTAAATTCAGATTACTCTCAAAAAAGTGAGCCTGTTAATTTTGGCGGAACGCCTAATGTGGTGTCTAAAATTTTTAATAATGCGCTTTTTGGGGATGAAGAAGACCGTAGATCTACATCAAGTGATCTGTCAGCAAATGCAGATCCAATTTCATTGGATGGTTTCGCTGGCCAGTTGAATGGCCGGCTATATAAAACAGGCAATCTTGAAGATAAAAAAACAGTGATTTTCATCCATGGAGGAACTCAAAATATATCAGCTGATAAGCAATCTAGCAGCCTAGCAGAGACCTATAACAATAATGGATATGACGTTCTGGCTGTTAATATGAGAGGTTATGGAAAAAGTGACGGTTTGCCATCAGAGAAAGGAATGTATAGCGATGCTCAAGTAATGTTTGACTATGTGCATCAAACATTAGGTATTCCAGTGGGTGACATATTAATCCACGGCTATTCCTTAGGTGGGCCGGTTGCGGCAAATCTATATAAGCACTTGGAATCGTCAGGTTTAAAAACAGCTGGATTAATACTGGATAGGCCAATGCCAAGTTGA
- a CDS encoding site-specific integrase: protein MHDHNSKNILRKKMTRAAVKSFFRKISASIDAPISSHRYRHTLATVLVNNVSNIRIAQEILGHSSIEVTAGYVEADHATMAMALNKASAIMV, encoded by the coding sequence GTGCATGACCATAACAGTAAAAATATTCTTAGAAAAAAGATGACGCGGGCAGCGGTTAAAAGTTTTTTTCGTAAGATTTCTGCCTCAATTGACGCCCCAATTAGCTCTCATCGGTATAGGCATACACTGGCCACTGTGTTGGTGAATAATGTTTCAAACATTCGGATTGCTCAAGAAATTTTGGGTCATTCAAGCATTGAGGTGACGGCGGGGTATGTTGAAGCTGATCACGCAACAATGGCTATGGCATTGAATAAAGCAAGCGCCATAATGGTTTGA
- a CDS encoding binary toxin-like calcium binding domain-containing protein: protein MDTLDAYAAVDSPFQELRGLHFRLHENGQENTAFSSDRSNHWQHGSAIKDADSGKFTEINYVTSDDETVSFQVKIHNEWCDVTGPDAFFQALLAAKQQVHPSELGANEASNLRGKLADYLEKHAAKLGQSRITANSQDLTLDGTSTQDPIDIVLQRGADLMEKCTLRQQELQRRNQVALVPPMAATGTVILNLVSLTNQYLPNYPQALPSVKSSTSSPSNTIVTNAVPFSAPLALPSIAAMSKSPQISMEPQSTLTQISKAADWVISWVPNLPRVLPGADGAPLPIKLGLQGSDTDMDGIPDAWEKNGYTVAIQSDQSGIRRNILVQWEDAIHKNQTDTSGRFYIKYKSDPDHWSSTRDPYSDSAKVLGDIDATVHRVAQNPLVATMPVLQMELEDFSVGAVDIVRNSKETGSTLYKGTSKQTGISQTTEWNVHGGLSFGFEGKNPKAEISIGGSYGESTTTFNMMEKTESSQTSQAASNSIEWNTGARATAYGAVRYLNIGTASAHRVIPTVTVSLPISKNYPQMHDVVGTLAGEVNQGQGANVLVLGEVYPDNSKAPVFYSDFSNSRVGSITLLKSQYDRFIKDQQLQFDLQQYKAEVTSSTTEVLPDGNNWNHYVPQILSVTAQLKYRLPANKMPQGNQPLPRNPTMDELEVHVLATSRTPNRELNRPLLSVGEAIDHSSPFEFNNGVYRHGDFSFSEIAIHFDKNSLPQSERKKIEGSQGAVDPTLFQGMKLLITPKGWVSSPSTIFFYKNGQALTGQHQLPSQDDPSVMKSYTFDEYGKILTKETTGMRIDTFGRESYLGTGEDGTGLALGEKATGWKTINETQYYFGTSTDRTHLRQGELAKNCDLELGGKKFQFSSTGLLLPPTGEWSKSKYQDVTYKFTSGHQQGEYARGQVKIDGKSYDFREVNHYQHPLPYIFSSDSPLAEI, encoded by the coding sequence GTGGACACGCTGGACGCATACGCTGCAGTAGATTCTCCTTTCCAGGAATTAAGGGGATTACATTTCCGTCTGCATGAAAACGGTCAGGAAAATACAGCATTCTCCTCTGACAGATCAAACCATTGGCAACATGGCAGCGCAATCAAGGATGCAGACTCAGGCAAATTCACTGAGATTAACTATGTCACATCCGATGATGAGACGGTGTCGTTTCAGGTGAAAATTCATAATGAATGGTGCGATGTTACGGGACCGGATGCATTCTTTCAGGCGTTACTTGCTGCTAAGCAGCAGGTCCATCCTTCCGAATTAGGCGCGAATGAAGCCAGCAACTTGCGCGGCAAGCTGGCTGACTATCTGGAGAAGCATGCTGCAAAACTGGGCCAGTCTAGGATTACGGCGAACAGCCAAGATTTGACGCTCGATGGCACATCGACTCAAGACCCGATTGATATAGTACTGCAGCGTGGCGCAGATCTGATGGAAAAGTGCACACTGCGACAGCAAGAACTCCAACGCAGGAACCAAGTTGCGTTGGTGCCCCCTATGGCAGCCACAGGAACAGTAATACTGAATCTTGTTAGCTTGACAAATCAATACCTTCCCAACTATCCACAGGCATTGCCATCTGTAAAGAGCAGTACATCGTCACCATCAAATACAATCGTTACTAATGCTGTTCCATTCTCCGCACCCCTAGCATTGCCCAGCATAGCAGCAATGAGTAAATCGCCCCAGATCTCGATGGAGCCACAAAGCACATTAACTCAGATAAGTAAGGCAGCCGACTGGGTGATTAGCTGGGTGCCTAATCTGCCAAGGGTTTTACCAGGAGCGGACGGAGCTCCTCTCCCCATCAAACTGGGTCTTCAGGGGAGTGATACCGATATGGATGGTATTCCTGATGCCTGGGAGAAAAATGGTTATACCGTAGCCATACAAAGTGACCAGAGTGGGATAAGACGAAATATTTTAGTGCAATGGGAGGATGCCATACATAAAAATCAAACAGATACATCGGGGCGGTTTTATATAAAGTACAAGTCCGATCCAGACCACTGGAGTAGCACACGAGATCCCTACAGTGATAGCGCAAAAGTTTTAGGGGACATTGATGCCACAGTTCATCGTGTTGCTCAGAATCCATTAGTCGCCACAATGCCAGTTCTACAGATGGAATTGGAAGATTTTTCTGTTGGCGCTGTTGATATCGTAAGAAACTCTAAGGAGACTGGGAGTACCCTCTATAAAGGCACCTCAAAACAAACCGGAATAAGTCAAACTACGGAATGGAATGTGCACGGGGGGCTATCGTTTGGCTTCGAAGGAAAAAACCCAAAAGCAGAAATTTCAATCGGAGGGTCGTATGGTGAATCTACTACAACTTTCAACATGATGGAAAAAACCGAGTCATCACAAACATCACAGGCGGCCTCTAATTCTATCGAGTGGAACACGGGAGCACGAGCAACAGCCTATGGCGCAGTGCGATACTTGAATATTGGTACCGCGTCAGCGCATAGGGTTATACCGACTGTTACCGTTAGTTTACCGATAAGCAAAAATTATCCGCAGATGCATGATGTTGTTGGGACACTCGCTGGTGAAGTAAATCAAGGACAAGGAGCGAACGTATTAGTTCTAGGCGAGGTTTACCCAGACAACAGTAAAGCGCCTGTGTTTTATAGTGACTTCAGTAATTCTCGAGTTGGTAGTATTACGTTACTAAAAAGTCAGTATGATCGTTTTATAAAAGATCAACAGCTACAATTTGACTTGCAACAGTACAAGGCGGAAGTTACATCATCAACAACTGAAGTGCTTCCTGATGGCAATAATTGGAATCATTATGTACCACAAATACTAAGTGTCACTGCTCAGCTGAAGTACCGTCTCCCCGCCAACAAAATGCCACAGGGGAACCAACCCTTACCGCGCAATCCAACCATGGATGAACTTGAAGTTCATGTATTGGCGACATCAAGAACACCTAACCGAGAGCTAAATCGACCGTTGTTGAGTGTGGGTGAGGCCATTGATCATTCATCACCTTTTGAGTTCAACAATGGTGTATACCGGCATGGTGATTTTTCGTTTTCTGAGATCGCTATTCATTTCGACAAAAATAGTTTACCGCAGAGTGAAAGAAAGAAAATCGAGGGCAGTCAAGGGGCGGTCGATCCGACCCTATTCCAGGGCATGAAGTTACTCATTACACCTAAAGGGTGGGTAAGCTCTCCCAGTACAATTTTTTTCTATAAAAATGGGCAGGCCTTAACTGGACAGCATCAATTACCTAGTCAGGATGATCCAAGTGTAATGAAGAGTTATACATTCGATGAGTACGGTAAAATTCTTACCAAGGAAACCACTGGAATGCGGATCGATACGTTTGGAAGAGAGAGCTACCTAGGTACTGGAGAGGATGGCACGGGGTTAGCATTGGGCGAAAAGGCAACAGGTTGGAAGACGATCAACGAAACGCAGTATTATTTTGGGACTTCAACGGACAGAACTCATTTACGCCAAGGAGAGCTTGCCAAAAATTGTGACTTGGAGCTAGGTGGGAAGAAATTTCAGTTTTCATCGACCGGTCTGCTTCTACCACCTACGGGAGAATGGAGTAAAAGTAAATATCAAGATGTTACTTATAAATTTACTAGCGGTCACCAACAGGGAGAGTACGCACGTGGTCAGGTCAAGATAGATGGGAAATCGTATGATTTTAGGGAAGTTAATCACTATCAACATCCATTGCCGTATATCTTTTCTAGCGATTCCCCGCTAGCAGAGATCTAG
- the tnpC gene encoding IS66 family transposase, producing the protein MNLAAELAHSNLSPAVRAAILAQAEWVQAHTDLAVKTVAQAALIQAKSLLIEKLEFELAYLRRMQFGAKTEAMSAEQRSLFDEEFEVSAAALEAQLAAARPDGDSTPVRQPRMRAGRQALPAHLPRTLVVHEPESCTCGACGNDLLKVSEDVSEQLHVQPAVFSVIRHIRPQYACRRCQTMTAAPVAPSIIDGGLPSNATVAWVMVSKYVDHLPLYRIRQIAERSGVNLAESTLGNWVGTTGWWLQMLADRLVERLRQEPTLHADETPIKQLDPGNGKTKTAYLWAYRSTPLSNCAPMIVFDYQISRAGQHARDFLQDWQGQLMVDDYGGYKALFKAGVTELACWAHARRKFVDLHKANQSPVALEAMRRIAELYAIEAQAKEETVAERHALRQQVAKPKLTELKAWLTETLPKVAPNGAIAKAILYSQRAAAIQTLLGTAKLNGLDPQAWLTDTLEKLPTWPNSRIDELLPLLALAEK; encoded by the coding sequence ATGAATCTCGCTGCCGAACTCGCCCACTCCAACTTATCGCCCGCTGTCCGCGCGGCGATTTTGGCGCAGGCAGAATGGGTTCAAGCGCACACCGATTTGGCTGTCAAAACCGTCGCGCAGGCGGCGCTGATTCAAGCCAAATCCTTACTGATTGAGAAGCTGGAATTTGAACTGGCCTATTTGCGGCGCATGCAGTTCGGTGCCAAGACCGAGGCGATGAGCGCCGAGCAGCGTAGCTTATTTGATGAAGAGTTCGAAGTCAGTGCTGCGGCGCTCGAAGCACAACTCGCCGCAGCGCGCCCCGATGGCGACAGCACGCCGGTGCGCCAACCGCGCATGCGTGCCGGTCGCCAAGCCTTACCCGCCCACTTGCCACGCACCCTCGTTGTTCACGAACCGGAGTCATGCACTTGTGGCGCATGCGGCAACGATTTGCTCAAAGTCAGCGAAGATGTGAGCGAGCAATTGCACGTGCAACCAGCGGTATTTAGCGTCATTCGCCATATTCGCCCGCAATACGCCTGCCGTCGTTGCCAAACCATGACTGCCGCGCCCGTTGCGCCGAGCATCATCGACGGCGGCTTGCCCAGCAACGCCACTGTGGCGTGGGTGATGGTGAGTAAATACGTCGATCATCTGCCGCTGTATCGGATTCGGCAGATTGCCGAGCGCAGCGGAGTGAATTTAGCCGAATCGACACTGGGCAATTGGGTAGGAACGACGGGTTGGTGGCTGCAAATGCTGGCGGATCGGCTGGTTGAGCGATTGCGGCAGGAACCTACGCTGCACGCCGACGAAACCCCTATCAAACAGCTTGATCCGGGGAACGGCAAAACCAAAACCGCCTATTTATGGGCGTATCGCAGCACGCCATTGAGCAACTGCGCGCCGATGATCGTGTTCGATTACCAAATCAGCCGCGCGGGTCAGCACGCGCGCGATTTCCTGCAAGATTGGCAAGGACAATTGATGGTCGACGATTATGGCGGCTACAAGGCGCTGTTCAAAGCGGGCGTCACTGAGCTCGCGTGCTGGGCGCACGCGCGGCGCAAATTCGTTGATCTGCACAAAGCCAATCAAAGCCCGGTGGCGTTGGAGGCGATGCGGCGGATTGCGGAATTGTACGCCATTGAAGCGCAAGCCAAAGAGGAGACGGTTGCAGAACGGCATGCGCTACGCCAACAAGTAGCCAAACCTAAATTGACCGAATTGAAAGCGTGGCTCACTGAAACCTTGCCAAAAGTGGCCCCGAACGGCGCGATCGCCAAAGCGATCCTGTACAGTCAGCGGGCAGCGGCGATTCAAACGCTCTTGGGCACGGCCAAACTCAACGGGCTCGACCCGCAAGCGTGGCTGACCGACACCTTAGAAAAACTCCCCACCTGGCCCAACAGCCGCATCGACGAGCTCCTTCCCTTGCTGGCGCTAGCAGAAAAATAA
- a CDS encoding peroxiredoxin, translating to MTLRINSLAPDFCAESTQGEIQFHNWIGEGWAVLFSHPKDFTPVCTTELAAAAQMLPHFAARQCKLIGVSVDSLADHLLWKKDIEDIQNCVVDFPLIADENLAVAKLYQMLPECEDGLAGARKAADNATVRTVYIVGPDKKIKMMMTYPMTTGRNFNEILRALDSIQLTSRHQVATPVNWVLGDHVIIVPSVGDDEARQLFANEWIAVKPYLRLVPQPK from the coding sequence ATGACATTACGTATTAATTCGCTTGCCCCTGATTTTTGTGCAGAAAGCACGCAAGGTGAAATTCAGTTTCATAATTGGATTGGCGAAGGCTGGGCGGTGCTTTTTTCTCACCCCAAAGATTTTACGCCAGTTTGCACCACCGAGCTGGCCGCCGCCGCACAAATGCTACCTCATTTTGCTGCGCGCCAATGCAAATTAATTGGAGTGAGTGTTGATTCGCTGGCCGATCACCTGCTATGGAAAAAAGACATTGAAGACATTCAAAATTGCGTGGTCGATTTTCCCTTAATTGCGGATGAAAATTTAGCTGTTGCCAAGCTGTATCAAATGTTGCCAGAGTGTGAGGATGGTTTGGCGGGGGCGCGTAAGGCTGCGGATAATGCCACCGTGCGTACGGTTTATATTGTCGGGCCGGATAAAAAAATCAAGATGATGATGACTTATCCGATGACAACGGGGCGCAATTTCAACGAAATTCTGCGCGCACTTGATTCAATTCAGCTGACCAGCCGTCACCAAGTTGCAACGCCAGTCAATTGGGTGTTGGGTGATCATGTGATTATTGTGCCTTCGGTAGGAGACGATGAGGCTCGGCAATTATTTGCTAATGAATGGATCGCCGTTAAGCCTTATTTGCGCTTGGTTCCGCAACCCAAATAA
- a CDS encoding anthrax toxin-like adenylyl cyclase domain-containing protein: MPLYKISPQQVVIPPQSKPTQVQNNESCVISNLSSLLTNKEEVISLSGLVPRHCIALQKVAIESGCIIAFRPVEPISTQLIDENYPTKNFHIKGKSSTWGPMAGFITVDQLLSKQEGSDKIGSSNQKVQECLKDGYAVSGHLEISAERLTYLINEGVLQRQGDTLYATGPSGTKYEFSVCANKDNGMLAITHRDEPVMVLCDPISKMPLTADYDLMLIATPLEQYGSKDIPPISDVSHRVFVKRANLYKKPLSLELQAQKDSPALFYEKEDKDLGNINQRVRELIPQLNKAMGCLLGREVVHHNMDATSPAADPSSNYPVTLFLPRKLNGISEVMILARNKEELAEIIVLAKSEGFYVPLNPLWEPEINSILRPNFVEARLCFANHKLK; the protein is encoded by the coding sequence ATGCCTTTATACAAAATTAGTCCTCAACAAGTTGTCATCCCGCCGCAAAGTAAGCCTACTCAGGTCCAAAATAACGAATCTTGCGTAATTTCAAATCTGAGTAGTTTGTTAACCAATAAAGAGGAGGTGATAAGCCTTTCTGGTTTGGTTCCTCGTCATTGCATTGCTCTACAAAAAGTTGCTATTGAGAGTGGTTGTATTATTGCTTTCAGGCCTGTAGAACCAATTTCAACGCAGTTGATCGACGAAAATTACCCTACCAAGAATTTTCATATTAAAGGAAAAAGTTCAACGTGGGGACCTATGGCTGGTTTTATCACGGTTGATCAATTATTAAGTAAACAGGAAGGGAGTGATAAAATTGGATCTTCTAATCAAAAAGTGCAAGAGTGTCTGAAGGATGGATATGCGGTATCTGGCCACTTGGAAATTAGTGCTGAACGTCTGACATATCTGATAAATGAAGGTGTGTTGCAAAGGCAGGGTGATACTCTTTATGCCACTGGCCCGAGTGGTACAAAATATGAATTTAGCGTATGCGCCAATAAGGATAATGGCATGTTGGCTATTACGCACCGTGATGAACCAGTAATGGTACTTTGCGATCCAATAAGCAAAATGCCGTTAACTGCTGACTATGACCTGATGCTAATTGCAACACCATTAGAACAATATGGATCCAAGGATATTCCGCCAATTAGTGATGTCAGTCATCGCGTTTTTGTTAAAAGAGCAAATCTCTATAAAAAGCCACTTTCCCTTGAGTTGCAGGCGCAAAAAGATTCTCCTGCCCTGTTTTATGAAAAGGAAGACAAAGATTTAGGAAATATCAATCAACGGGTACGCGAACTTATCCCGCAGCTTAACAAGGCTATGGGTTGCCTACTGGGCAGAGAGGTTGTTCATCATAATATGGATGCAACTAGTCCAGCTGCCGATCCTAGTTCTAATTATCCAGTCACTTTATTTTTACCACGTAAATTGAATGGAATATCAGAAGTCATGATACTGGCCAGAAACAAGGAAGAATTGGCAGAAATAATTGTTTTGGCTAAATCTGAAGGTTTTTATGTGCCACTTAATCCATTATGGGAGCCAGAGATAAACAGCATTCTGCGACCTAACTTTGTGGAAGCTCGGCTATGTTTCGCTAACCATAAATTAAAATAG
- the tnpB gene encoding IS66 family insertion sequence element accessory protein TnpB (TnpB, as the term is used for proteins encoded by IS66 family insertion elements, is considered an accessory protein, since TnpC, encoded by a neighboring gene, is a DDE family transposase.), which yields MMPALNSLHLIVEPVDMRLGIEGLSAKVHAALQRSPCDGAAYAFRNQRSNRLKVLLWDATGVWLLQRRLHQGRFVWPQANEAAFVLDAAQWQWLTMGVDWQRLSPPALGVRLY from the coding sequence ATGATGCCCGCTTTGAATTCGCTGCATTTGATCGTCGAGCCGGTCGATATGCGCTTGGGCATTGAGGGCTTGTCGGCAAAAGTGCACGCCGCCTTGCAACGATCCCCTTGTGATGGCGCGGCGTATGCGTTTCGCAATCAGCGTAGTAATCGACTCAAAGTGTTGCTGTGGGATGCCACAGGGGTGTGGCTGCTGCAGCGACGTTTGCATCAAGGGCGTTTTGTGTGGCCGCAAGCTAATGAGGCGGCATTTGTACTCGATGCAGCGCAGTGGCAATGGCTGACGATGGGGGTGGATTGGCAACGTTTATCACCCCCCGCTTTGGGCGTACGTTTGTATTGA
- a CDS encoding lytic transglycosylase domain-containing protein, with protein sequence MFFISKVIFFVLMFWGSSLVHAGIYAYVDENGQLNLNAEAVDSRFKRFNPHKTYRSSIMESKPSVKVIKLSEQKRQLFPIIDAIAQEEGVDPRLLHAVIRVESQYDPGARSPKGALGLMQLIPATASRFGASDAFDPRENVRAGARYLKWLNNAFLADLSLVLAAYNAGEGAVRKYGNVIPPYPETQAYVRKVRSFL encoded by the coding sequence TTGTTCTTTATCAGTAAAGTTATCTTTTTTGTTTTGATGTTTTGGGGTAGTTCGCTAGTACATGCGGGGATTTATGCTTATGTGGATGAGAATGGGCAATTGAATCTTAACGCTGAGGCGGTAGATTCAAGGTTTAAACGCTTCAATCCTCACAAGACTTACCGCTCAAGTATTATGGAATCAAAACCCTCTGTTAAAGTAATTAAGCTTTCTGAACAGAAACGTCAGCTATTTCCCATTATTGATGCAATTGCACAAGAAGAGGGGGTGGATCCGCGTTTATTGCATGCGGTTATTCGGGTTGAATCGCAGTATGATCCAGGGGCTCGCTCACCTAAAGGGGCGCTCGGCTTAATGCAGTTAATTCCTGCCACTGCCAGTCGTTTTGGCGCGAGTGATGCATTCGACCCGAGGGAGAATGTGCGTGCAGGAGCGCGCTACCTTAAATGGCTAAATAATGCCTTTCTAGCTGATTTATCATTAGTCTTGGCTGCTTATAATGCCGGTGAAGGAGCTGTTCGTAAATACGGTAACGTGATTCCTCCTTATCCGGAGACCCAGGCTTATGTACGCAAAGTGCGATCCTTTTTGTAG